Sequence from the Nitrospirota bacterium genome:
GTTGTTGCTGACGTTTCTTTTATGCAGATACTCTGCTCGGCGAAGAAAACAGCAGTGATTGAGAAGAAGCGGTTTGAAGTTGACTGGTCTGCTGCTCCGGGAGTCAGAAGTTCCATGGCTGCTGCCGGATACAACGGTGATGAACTATGTTTTCAAGATGCTGGTGAAGACCGGAGATCGGTCAACGGAGGTCCGAATGAGTAAGAAGATCATGACGGTTGATGATTCGGCCAGTGTACGTCAGCTGGTGAGCTTTACCCTGAAACAGCATGGCTACGAGGTTTCCGAGGCGGTCAATGGCTCAGAGGCCCTGAAAAAACTCAAACAGGGAAAGATAGACCTGCTGATCACGGACATTAATATGCCGGAGATGGACGGCATCAGCCTTATCAAGATGGTAAGGGACGACCCTTCATACAAATTTATTCCGATCATCATACTCACTACAGAGTCTCAGACCGGGAAAAAGGAAGAGGCAAAGGCTGCCGGGGCCACGGGGTGGATCATCAAGCCGTTCCGGCCTGATCAGCTCGTCTCGGCCATAAGAAAGGTGATGGGATGAGCGACGAATTTGCCGAGATCAGGGAAGCCTTCAAAGTCGAGGCATCCGAGATACTTACAGCGCTTGAAGCATCACTCCTTGATCTTGAGAAAGACCCTGACAATATGGAGATGGTCTCATCCATATTCAGGTCGTTTCATACGCTTAAGGGATCAGGCGGCATGTGCGGTTTTGACGATATTTCGGCATTCACGCATCAGATTGAGACCGTTTACGACCTTGTCAGGAACTGGAAGATAGAAGCGGACAAGTCCCTCTTCGACCTCACCCTGTCTGCATGCGACCATATACGTGACATGATGAACGTTGACCAGCTCAGCAGAGAGGCAGTTGACAATCGGACTGCGGATATCCTCGCAATGTTCAGAAAGTTTATCCCTGAGGAGAGAAAGGCGCCGAAGATCCTGAAGCAGGCTGGTCTTGCCGAAGAGATATTCGGCGAAGAAGAGCAAACGAAAAAAACCGTTTACCGGATCCGTTTCCGGCCTTCCCGGGACATTTTTCTGCGTGGTACAAATCCGCTTCTGCTGATCGATGAACTCA
This genomic interval carries:
- a CDS encoding STAS domain-containing protein, which codes for MSFRASVSGESGRLALGGSLTIENAAKIREELLGTFRESEGVILELMGDVVADVSFMQILCSAKKTAVIEKKRFEVDWSAAPGVRSSMAAAGYNGDELCFQDAGEDRRSVNGGPNE
- a CDS encoding response regulator yields the protein MSKKIMTVDDSASVRQLVSFTLKQHGYEVSEAVNGSEALKKLKQGKIDLLITDINMPEMDGISLIKMVRDDPSYKFIPIIILTTESQTGKKEEAKAAGATGWIIKPFRPDQLVSAIRKVMG